A DNA window from Comamonas fluminis contains the following coding sequences:
- a CDS encoding acyl-CoA dehydrogenase family protein, with protein sequence MQWTHEHLEVRKTLKRYIDEQINPHVDEWEEAEIFPAHKVFKGLGNLGLLGLTKPEAYGGAGLDYSYSLMMAETLGHIRCGGVPMAIGVQTDMCTPALARFGSDALREQFLAPAIAGDMVGCIGVSEPGAGSDVSGVKSHARKDGDDYIISGQKMWITNSIQADWMCMLVNTSDGPVHKNKSLIMVPLRDGPNGKLTKGVEVAKKLRKIGMNSSDTGLLFFDEVRVPQRYLVGQEGQGFIYQMQQFQEERLWASASGLVAMDECIQETIEWAQQRRMFGSSLIGQQWVQFKLAELQTEVEALRALTYRAADVYMSGQDALQLASMAKLKTGRLTREVADTCLQFWGGMGFTWDNRISRLYRDGRLASIGGGADEVMLGIIGKTMGLIKRPSH encoded by the coding sequence ATGCAATGGACCCACGAGCATCTGGAAGTGCGCAAGACCTTGAAGCGCTATATCGACGAGCAGATCAATCCGCATGTCGATGAATGGGAAGAGGCGGAGATATTTCCGGCCCACAAGGTGTTCAAAGGGCTGGGCAATCTGGGGCTGCTGGGGCTGACCAAGCCTGAAGCCTATGGCGGCGCAGGGTTGGACTATTCGTACAGCCTGATGATGGCCGAGACCCTGGGCCATATCCGCTGTGGCGGTGTGCCCATGGCCATTGGCGTGCAGACAGATATGTGCACCCCGGCACTGGCGCGCTTTGGCAGCGATGCGCTGCGTGAGCAGTTTCTGGCCCCAGCCATTGCGGGCGATATGGTGGGCTGCATCGGCGTGAGCGAGCCGGGGGCGGGCAGCGATGTCTCGGGTGTCAAAAGCCATGCGCGCAAGGATGGCGATGACTACATCATCAGCGGCCAGAAGATGTGGATCACCAACAGCATTCAGGCCGACTGGATGTGCATGCTGGTCAACACCAGCGATGGCCCGGTGCACAAGAACAAGAGTCTCATCATGGTGCCGCTGCGTGACGGGCCCAATGGCAAGCTGACCAAAGGTGTGGAGGTGGCGAAGAAGCTGCGCAAGATTGGCATGAATTCCTCTGATACGGGCTTGCTGTTCTTTGATGAGGTGCGCGTGCCGCAGCGCTATCTGGTGGGGCAGGAGGGGCAGGGCTTTATCTACCAGATGCAGCAGTTTCAGGAAGAGCGCCTCTGGGCATCGGCCAGCGGCCTGGTGGCCATGGATGAATGCATTCAGGAAACGATTGAATGGGCGCAGCAGCGGCGCATGTTCGGCAGCAGCCTGATCGGTCAGCAGTGGGTGCAGTTCAAGCTGGCAGAGCTGCAGACCGAAGTCGAAGCACTGCGGGCGCTAACTTATCGTGCGGCCGATGTTTATATGAGCGGGCAGGATGCGCTGCAACTGGCCAGCATGGCCAAACTCAAGACTGGGCGGCTGACGCGCGAAGTTGCCGACACCTGCCTGCAGTTCTGGGGCGGCATGGGCTTTACCTGGGACAACCGCATCTCGCGTCTGTACCGCGACGGGCGGCTGGCCTCCATCGGCGGCGGTGCTGATGAGGTGATGCTGGGCATCATCGGCAAGACCATGGGGCTGATCAAACGCCCTTCGCATTGA
- a CDS encoding enoyl-CoA hydratase/isomerase family protein gives MAQVLEIERQPMGSGAMEWWRLNSPQTRNALTDELVLALSEQCARATSDGQLRLIVLTGNGGNFCAGGSLGSFASSIGRPLQNGQADPLVQFNRDFGRLLQQLAALPQLLVAAVQGAVMGGGVGLVCVADLVLADSAAVFATPEVTLGIVPAQIAPFVQRRLGDARARQWLLCGQRWSARQAFEAGLVQRVVDAPDAASWQAQLQQQIGQYALAAPQAVAASKKLMAGDAGQSLDAVLDQAAIAFAQALRGPEASAGLKAFASKQAAPWVTAGGER, from the coding sequence ATGGCTCAAGTGCTTGAAATCGAACGCCAGCCAATGGGTAGCGGTGCGATGGAATGGTGGCGACTGAATTCGCCACAAACACGCAATGCGTTGACGGATGAACTGGTGCTGGCATTGAGTGAACAATGCGCCAGAGCTACTTCAGACGGGCAATTGCGCCTGATTGTGCTGACCGGCAATGGCGGCAATTTCTGCGCCGGAGGCAGCCTGGGCAGCTTTGCCAGCAGCATTGGCCGGCCTTTGCAAAACGGCCAGGCCGATCCGCTGGTTCAGTTCAACAGGGATTTTGGCCGCTTGCTGCAGCAACTGGCCGCTTTGCCGCAGCTGTTGGTGGCGGCTGTGCAAGGTGCCGTCATGGGCGGCGGTGTGGGCCTGGTCTGCGTGGCTGATCTGGTGCTGGCAGATTCTGCAGCGGTGTTTGCCACGCCCGAAGTCACACTGGGCATTGTGCCTGCGCAGATTGCCCCCTTTGTGCAGCGCAGGCTGGGGGATGCGCGAGCGCGGCAATGGTTGCTGTGCGGTCAGCGCTGGTCGGCCAGGCAGGCTTTTGAGGCGGGGCTGGTGCAGCGGGTTGTCGATGCTCCGGATGCCGCCAGCTGGCAAGCGCAGCTGCAGCAACAGATTGGGCAATATGCGCTGGCCGCACCGCAGGCGGTGGCTGCCAGCAAAAAGTTGATGGCGGGTGATGCAGGCCAGAGTCTGGATGCCGTGCTCGATCAGGCGGCCATCGCCTTTGCGCAGGCACTGCGCGGGCCGGAAGCGAGTGCGGGGCTCAAAGCCTTTGCCAGCAAGCAGGCTGCGCCCTGGGTCACTGCAGGAGGTGAACGATGA
- a CDS encoding acetyl/propionyl/methylcrotonyl-CoA carboxylase subunit alpha, whose product MKRILIANRGEIALRIMATAHRMGIETVAVYSDADAHSLHVQQATQAYALGGLTSAQSYLNVSKLLAAAKACAADAVHPGYGFLSEDAGFAQAVQDAGLIWIGPPPAAIRQLGSKAAAKQLAKAHGVPCLPGYEGADQSEARFESEAAAIGYPVMVKAVAGGGGRGMRLVPGAEQLAAALAGARSEALAGFGNGDLLVERAIMHPRHVELQIFADAHGHVIHLGERDCSVQRRHQKIIEEAPSPAVNAELRERMGQCAVALAKAAGYVGAGTVEFLLEGQQFYLMEMNTRLQVEHPVTEALTGLDLVEWQIRVARGEALPLTQAQVQLHGHAIEVRLCAEDENFQPHTGVVKYFEALDAAAFQPASLRFDHGLACGSEVTPYYDAMLGKLIVHAPTRQQAIDQLIHALGQLKLLGIPTNRAFLMECLGDAVFRQGKALISYLAGDAARLQQQLREKESQSHRLWGVLAAVGKMPGSMACSYTQLRKLRHRGQSQELALQPISRNSWSCRADDGEAVVLQINELYSHGWRALQAGLMQSISAVQVASEEGLARWHLQAGAVDWWVDDVSYQPPQSAVGAAQASELRAPFNGKVVQITVSQGQTLKPGEVALVIESMKLEHSLSVRADCVVETVLVNAGQQVAPGQVLLKLAPLEGTGHA is encoded by the coding sequence ATGAAGCGCATTCTGATTGCCAATCGCGGCGAGATTGCGCTGCGCATCATGGCCACGGCCCATCGCATGGGAATTGAAACCGTGGCCGTGTATTCCGATGCGGATGCCCATAGTCTGCATGTGCAGCAGGCCACGCAGGCTTACGCACTGGGGGGGCTGACGTCGGCGCAAAGCTATCTGAATGTGAGCAAGCTGCTGGCTGCAGCAAAGGCTTGCGCGGCGGATGCAGTGCACCCAGGTTATGGCTTTTTGAGTGAGGATGCAGGCTTTGCGCAGGCGGTGCAGGATGCAGGGCTGATCTGGATAGGCCCGCCGCCAGCCGCCATCCGTCAGCTGGGCAGCAAGGCGGCGGCTAAGCAACTGGCCAAGGCCCATGGCGTGCCATGCTTGCCGGGCTATGAGGGAGCAGATCAGTCAGAGGCGCGTTTTGAGTCTGAGGCCGCAGCCATAGGCTATCCCGTCATGGTCAAGGCTGTGGCTGGCGGTGGCGGGCGTGGTATGCGGCTGGTGCCGGGTGCGGAGCAACTGGCTGCGGCGCTGGCTGGTGCCAGGTCGGAAGCGCTGGCGGGCTTTGGTAACGGTGATTTGCTGGTTGAGCGCGCCATCATGCACCCGCGCCATGTAGAGCTGCAGATTTTTGCCGATGCACACGGCCATGTGATTCATCTGGGCGAGCGTGATTGCTCCGTGCAGCGCCGCCATCAGAAAATCATCGAGGAAGCACCTAGCCCAGCGGTGAATGCAGAGCTGCGTGAACGCATGGGGCAGTGCGCGGTGGCACTGGCCAAAGCGGCAGGCTATGTGGGCGCGGGCACGGTGGAGTTTTTGCTGGAAGGCCAGCAGTTCTATCTGATGGAGATGAACACGCGGCTGCAGGTAGAGCACCCGGTGACCGAAGCGTTGACGGGGCTGGATCTGGTGGAGTGGCAGATTCGCGTGGCCAGAGGCGAGGCGCTGCCGCTGACTCAGGCCCAAGTTCAGCTCCATGGTCACGCCATTGAGGTGCGCCTGTGCGCTGAAGATGAGAATTTTCAGCCCCATACCGGTGTGGTGAAGTATTTTGAAGCCCTGGATGCGGCCGCTTTTCAGCCTGCGTCGCTGCGCTTCGATCATGGTCTGGCCTGCGGCAGCGAGGTCACTCCCTATTACGACGCCATGCTGGGCAAGCTGATTGTTCATGCGCCCACGCGGCAGCAGGCAATTGACCAGCTTATCCACGCGTTAGGGCAGCTGAAGCTGCTGGGCATTCCTACGAACCGTGCTTTTCTAATGGAGTGTCTGGGCGATGCGGTGTTTCGCCAGGGAAAGGCGCTGATCTCCTATCTGGCGGGGGATGCTGCTCGGCTGCAGCAGCAGTTGCGCGAAAAAGAATCTCAGTCACACAGACTGTGGGGTGTGCTTGCTGCCGTGGGGAAGATGCCCGGCAGCATGGCCTGCAGCTATACCCAGCTGCGCAAGCTGCGCCATCGTGGGCAGAGTCAGGAGCTTGCGCTGCAGCCCATCAGCCGTAATAGCTGGTCTTGCCGTGCGGATGACGGGGAAGCTGTGGTGCTTCAAATTAATGAGCTGTATTCGCATGGCTGGAGAGCGCTGCAGGCCGGTTTAATGCAAAGCATCAGCGCAGTTCAAGTGGCTTCGGAAGAAGGATTGGCCCGCTGGCATCTGCAGGCTGGCGCGGTGGACTGGTGGGTGGATGATGTCAGCTATCAGCCGCCGCAGAGTGCAGTGGGGGCGGCACAAGCCAGCGAACTGCGTGCACCGTTTAACGGCAAGGTCGTGCAGATCACGGTGAGCCAGGGCCAGACCCTCAAGCCCGGTGAGGTGGCCCTGGTCATCGAATCCATGAAACTGGAGCACAGCCTGAGCGTGCGGGCTGACTGCGTGGTTGAGACCGTGCTGGTCAACGCTGGCCAGCAGGTCGCGCCGGGCCAGGTTTTGCTGAAACTGGCACCGCTGGAGGGCACGGGCCATGCATGA